One Torulaspora globosa chromosome 5, complete sequence DNA window includes the following coding sequences:
- the LMO1 gene encoding Lmo1p (ancestral locus Anc_5.209): MPSLERARAILGDDKQLDEDKSRECFRCIFEPTLSFSEPEGYLSLVGAFVLQCNPRFLCNSAIRNVQFWHLFKEILEKATSEELIIYLNTLLRPFLERPEKFKDSYTSLCQAASSDDLILETLALNLSMEDLSSDTAAGILNCISALFACHTYLLTFSPADAAHIIPNFMLQSLETGLCDVLTVMLSVGDSRIEIINKLVRHRREMLTFLKSFTIHDYETPLKNKLLTALNKASGEQRIKLEETAGFQNMNNVSLLQALNITIFLNSKNLTFLKTFAEQQLFGTRPFPLFYACLHVCDTTDEMIEKLEKKNTDIVHNIIFSLNEDKLMYALMDRLLKSWVESQAESEEDLNSLLMLMPIIFERINKSIPDSSNLSPREYLRLALNVIQEVNYKLARQLQLDALTETAYEKWSKHVGYFDDMLANQVHDYLHHQRLLYLQKGTWVYAENPLDPKIKSPKVYFMVLSANQAKLLVREYTGISERTPFTEENEILTPSEAEQSDEKSKTRVIPISSISFFTSERILSNDKSPTDSHLVNVIQKNVYTKVEFCNESDKSLLVVFFHTKEAIYSWLDGLQLVCCIKHRGGLSNGTTDQIDTLIDIRKSVQMMNLTEDAISPNHSDSDDEEYYDINTLKEITSDFYYE, from the coding sequence ATGCCAAGTTTGGAGAGGGCTCGTGCAATACTAGGGGACGATAAACAGTTAGATGAAGATAAATCAAGAGAATGCTTTCGGTGTATTTTCGAACCGACGCTCTCTTTTAGTGAGCCAGAAGGCTACCTGAGCCTTGTTGGCGCATTTGTATTGCAATGCAATCCTCGGTTCCTGTGCAACTCTGCAATCAGGAATGTCCAGTTTTGGCACTTATTTAAAGAGATTTTGGAGAAGGCGACATCTGAGGAACTGATTATCTACTTGAACACTCTTCTGAGACCGTTTTTGGAACGTCCagaaaaattcaaagacTCCTATACCAGTTTATGCCAAGCTGCCTCTTCAGATGACCTAATCCTGGAAACTCTAGCATTGAACTTATCCATGGAAGACCTGAGTTCTGACACTGCTGCTGGAATTTTGAACTGCATTTCCGCCCTCTTCGCATGTCACACATATCTGCTCACTTTTTCCCCAGCCGATGCAGCTCATATCATTCCCAATTTTATGCTTCAATCACTGGAAACTGGCCTTTGCGATGTCTTGACTGTTATGCTCTCTGTCGGTGATAGCCGGATTGAAATTATTAATAAGCTTGTACGCCATCGGAGAGAAATGCTTACATTTCTGAAATCTTTTACCATTCATGACTATGAAACCccattgaagaataaaCTACTGACGGCACTGAACAAAGCAAGTGGCGAGCAAAGGATAAAGTTGGAAGAAACCGCAGGATTTCAAAATATGAACAATGTCAGCCTGTTGCAGGCCCTCAATATAAcgatctttttgaacagtAAGAACTTGACATTTCTAAAAACTTTCGCTGAGCAACAGCTCTTTGGAACTAGGCCGTTTCCTCTATTTTACGCTTGTCTACATGTCTGCGACACAACCGATGAAAtgattgagaagcttgaaaagaagaatacaGACATAGTGCATAATATTATTTTCAGTTTAAACGAAGACAAACTCATGTATGCTTTAATGGATAGACTTCTGAAGTCATGGGTAGAATCGCAGGCGGAATCCGAGGAAGATCTGAACTCACTGCTCATGCTAATGCCAATCATATTCGAACGCATAAACAAATCAATTCCAGATTCTTCTAACTTATCTCCCCGTGAATACCTGCGTTTAGCGTTGAACGTTATACAAGAAGTCAACTATAAGTTGGCTCGCCAGTTACAGCTTGATGCTCTCACAGAAACGGCCTATGAAAAGTGGTCAAAACATGTTGGATACTTTGACGACATGCTTGCTAATCAAGTTCATGACTATTTGCATCATCAGAGACTTTTATACTTGCAGAAGGGCACATGGGTTTATGCTGAGAATCCTTTAGATCCTAAGATCAAGTCTCCCAAAGTGTATTTTATGGTACTATCAGCAAACCAAGCCAAATTACTTGTAAGAGAGTATACTGGAATAAGCGAGAGAACACCTTTCACTGAAGAGAATGAAATTTTAACACCatcagaagctgaacaGAGCGACGAGAAATCAAAGACCCGCGTGATTCCTATATCTTCAATAAGCTTCTTCACGAGCGAGAGGATTTTGTCTAATGATAAATCGCCTACGGACTCTCATCTAGTCAACGTCATCCAAAAGAATGTCTATACCAAGGTGGAGTTTTGTAATGAGAGTGACAAATCTCTCTTAGTAGTCTTCTTCCATACGAAGGAGGCGATTTACAGCTGGCTAGACGGGTTGCAATTGGTTTGTTGCATTAAGCATCGTGGGGGTTTATCAAATGGTACTACTGATCAAATCGACACACTAATAGACATAAGAAAAAGTGTTCAAATGATGAATCTTACCGAGGACGCAATATCACCGAATCATTCTgattctgatgatgaggagTATTACGACATTAACACACTGAAGGAAATAACTTCTGATTTCTATTACGAATAA